A single window of Brevundimonas naejangsanensis DNA harbors:
- the dnaN gene encoding DNA polymerase III subunit beta, with amino-acid sequence MQLTIERSALLRALGHVQSVVERRNTIPILSNVLLSAGRDRLSFAATDLDMEMVDEAEAQVNVEGQITAPAHTLYEIVRKLPDGAEVSLTYSGDDPRLVVAAGRSRFNLPVLPAGDFPVMSAEASGARYTLPKEDLARLIDKTRFAVSTEETRYYLNGLYLHTVADGGIPLLRAVATDGHRLALAETPAPEGAAGGPGVIVPRKTVDQVRRLLDDGAGPVEVQVSAQKIRFEFGQASLTSKVIDGAFPDYLRVIPKGNDKQADIDNSLFAKAVDRVATISAEKSRSVKLAFDNDRVKLTVRNMEAGQAEEEVEIGYSDEPFEIGFNARYLLDVAGQITGETAHFKFADPASPTLVLDPADVGVQYVLMPLRV; translated from the coding sequence ATGCAGCTGACCATCGAACGTTCCGCGCTTCTTCGGGCCCTGGGGCACGTCCAGAGCGTGGTCGAGCGTCGCAACACCATTCCGATCCTGTCCAACGTGCTGCTGAGCGCCGGGCGCGACCGCCTGTCGTTCGCCGCCACCGACCTGGACATGGAAATGGTCGACGAGGCCGAGGCCCAGGTGAACGTCGAGGGCCAGATCACGGCTCCGGCCCACACCCTGTATGAGATCGTGCGCAAGCTGCCGGACGGCGCTGAGGTGTCGCTGACCTATTCGGGCGATGATCCGCGTCTGGTGGTGGCGGCGGGCCGCTCGCGCTTCAACCTGCCGGTGCTGCCGGCGGGCGACTTCCCGGTCATGTCGGCCGAGGCGTCGGGCGCGCGCTACACCCTGCCCAAGGAAGACCTGGCGCGCCTGATCGACAAGACGCGCTTCGCCGTCTCGACCGAAGAGACGCGCTACTATCTGAACGGCCTGTATCTGCACACCGTGGCCGACGGCGGCATTCCGCTGCTGCGCGCCGTGGCCACCGACGGCCACCGCCTGGCCCTGGCCGAGACCCCGGCGCCGGAAGGCGCGGCGGGCGGCCCCGGCGTCATCGTGCCGCGCAAGACGGTGGATCAGGTCCGCCGCCTGCTGGACGACGGCGCCGGCCCGGTCGAGGTCCAGGTCTCGGCCCAGAAGATCCGCTTCGAGTTCGGCCAGGCCAGCCTGACCTCAAAGGTCATCGACGGCGCCTTCCCTGACTATCTGCGCGTCATCCCCAAGGGCAATGACAAGCAGGCCGACATCGACAACAGCCTGTTCGCCAAGGCCGTCGACCGCGTCGCCACCATCTCGGCCGAGAAGAGCCGCTCGGTGAAGCTGGCCTTCGACAACGACCGGGTGAAGTTGACCGTCCGCAACATGGAGGCCGGCCAGGCCGAGGAAGAGGTCGAGATCGGCTATTCCGACGAGCCGTTCGAGATCGGCTTCAACGCCCGCTACCTGCTGGACGTCGCCGGCCAGATCACCGGCGAGACCGCCCACTTCAAGTTCGCCGACCCGGCCAGCCCGACCCTGGTGCTCGACCCGGCCGACGTGGGCGTCCAGTATGTGCTGATGCCGCTGCGGGTGTGA
- the dnaA gene encoding chromosomal replication initiator protein DnaA, whose translation MAGMTDPNRIWTEAADRLKTEIGDGPFSSYIAPSAVRVDSQGNLILVTPTAYARDWVRKNALRRMNELWLGLDGLSRRLEVRCRAEMGSVPPASASREAPRLASISAAPAAAPAAPAFAPATDGARAVRAAGLQERLTFDSFVEGHGNAFALAIAKQVASWADGHFNPVFFCGPYGYGKTHLLNAIAWEAQRLRPDAKVVYLTAERFLSTFVRAMQDRSTAAFKESLRSADMLLLDDVQFVGGKTSTQEELLNTLTALIEDGKRIVLSADRAPVALTDVEPRLRSHLAAGLTCPVEAADRDLKVAVAQSRLNALAKLGVVTGEARSEVLEHLVDRTPGSMRELEGAVNTLAAVAGSRLSALTVDEVQTLLGAALRTGPERRITVDEIQKTVAEHFNLKQADLLSERRTRAIARPRQVAMYLCKQHTTRSYPDIGRRFGGRDHTTVLHGVRKIEELMPKDDQIARDVEALTRKLRG comes from the coding sequence ATGGCGGGTATGACGGATCCCAACCGTATCTGGACGGAGGCGGCGGACCGCCTGAAAACTGAGATCGGCGACGGACCCTTCAGCAGCTACATCGCGCCTTCGGCGGTGCGGGTGGATTCTCAGGGCAATCTGATCCTGGTGACCCCGACCGCCTATGCGCGCGACTGGGTGCGCAAGAACGCCCTGCGTCGGATGAACGAGCTGTGGCTGGGCCTGGACGGCCTGTCGCGTCGCCTTGAGGTCCGCTGCCGCGCCGAGATGGGCTCCGTGCCCCCGGCTTCCGCCTCGCGTGAAGCCCCGCGCCTGGCCTCGATCAGCGCCGCGCCGGCGGCCGCGCCTGCCGCCCCCGCCTTCGCCCCGGCCACCGACGGCGCCCGCGCCGTGCGCGCCGCGGGCCTGCAGGAACGCCTGACCTTCGACAGCTTCGTCGAGGGCCACGGCAACGCCTTCGCCCTGGCCATCGCCAAGCAGGTGGCGTCCTGGGCCGACGGCCACTTCAACCCCGTCTTCTTCTGCGGCCCCTACGGCTACGGCAAGACCCACCTGCTGAACGCCATCGCCTGGGAGGCGCAACGCCTGCGCCCGGACGCCAAGGTGGTCTATCTGACCGCCGAACGCTTCCTGTCGACCTTCGTGCGGGCCATGCAGGACCGCTCGACCGCCGCCTTCAAGGAAAGCCTGCGCTCGGCCGACATGCTGCTGCTGGACGACGTCCAGTTCGTCGGCGGCAAGACGAGCACCCAGGAAGAGCTGCTGAACACGCTGACGGCCCTGATCGAGGACGGCAAACGCATCGTCCTGTCGGCCGACCGCGCGCCGGTGGCCCTGACCGACGTCGAGCCGCGCCTGCGCAGCCACCTGGCCGCCGGCCTGACCTGCCCGGTCGAGGCGGCGGACCGCGACCTGAAGGTCGCCGTCGCTCAATCGCGTCTGAACGCTCTGGCCAAGCTGGGCGTCGTCACCGGCGAGGCTCGTTCCGAGGTGCTGGAGCACCTCGTGGACCGCACCCCCGGTTCGATGCGCGAACTGGAAGGCGCCGTGAACACCCTGGCCGCCGTGGCCGGAAGCCGCCTGTCGGCCCTGACCGTCGACGAGGTCCAGACCCTGCTGGGCGCCGCCCTGCGCACGGGGCCCGAGCGCCGGATCACCGTGGACGAGATCCAGAAGACGGTGGCCGAGCACTTCAACCTGAAGCAGGCCGACCTGCTGAGCGAGCGCCGCACCCGCGCCATCGCCCGCCCGCGCCAGGTCGCCATGTATCTGTGCAAGCAGCACACCACGCGCTCCTACCCCGACATCGGCCGTCGCTTCGGCGGGCGCGACCACACCACCGTCCTGCACGGGGTCCGCAAGATCGAAGAGCTGATGCCCAAGGACGACCAGATCGCCCGCGACGTCGAGGCCCTGACGCGCAAGCTGCGCGGGTAA
- the rpsT gene encoding 30S ribosomal protein S20: MANNAGARKAIRKIEARTEVNKARRTRVRTYLRKFQEAVTGGDVESAKAAFITAQSELMRAVSKGVVHKNTGSRKVSRLAAQLKKLSAA, encoded by the coding sequence ATGGCCAACAATGCAGGCGCCCGCAAGGCGATCCGCAAGATCGAAGCGCGGACCGAAGTGAACAAGGCCCGCCGCACCCGCGTTCGCACCTACCTGCGCAAGTTCCAGGAAGCCGTCACGGGCGGCGACGTGGAATCCGCCAAGGCTGCGTTCATCACCGCCCAGTCGGAACTGATGCGCGCCGTGTCCAAGGGCGTGGTTCACAAGAACACCGGCTCGCGCAAGGTCAGCCGTCTGGCCGCCCAGCTGAAGAAGCTGTCGGCCGCTTGA